One genomic segment of Methanobacterium sp. includes these proteins:
- a CDS encoding class I tRNA ligase family protein, with product MPIKEAPRSYNAKITEEGIQKFWEDNDIYSKTNKLRENSPKFSFLDGPPYCSGRMHLGTAWNKAIKDTFLRFKSMSNFHLRRQAGWDTHGLPIEHKVEGLLGLKSKKQIETEIGIANFVEKCREFAIENKAVMTKQFKKLGVWMDWD from the coding sequence ATGCCGATAAAAGAGGCTCCACGTTCATACAATGCAAAGATAACTGAAGAAGGTATCCAGAAATTCTGGGAAGATAACGATATATACAGTAAGACAAACAAATTAAGGGAAAATAGTCCCAAATTTTCATTTTTAGATGGTCCTCCCTACTGCAGTGGAAGAATGCACCTGGGGACTGCATGGAACAAAGCAATAAAAGATACTTTTTTACGTTTTAAAAGCATGTCTAACTTTCATCTTCGAAGGCAGGCAGGATGGGATACTCATGGACTTCCAATTGAGCATAAGGTAGAAGGCTTGCTTGGATTAAAAAGTAAAAAACAGATTGAAACTGAAATAGGTATTGCAAACTTTGTAGAAAAATGCAGGGAATTTGCAATTGAAAACAAGGCTGTTATGACCAAACAGTTTAAAAAGCTTGGAGTCTGGATGGACTGGGAT